From a region of the Trueperaceae bacterium genome:
- the rpsB gene encoding 30S ribosomal protein S2: protein MSYLGMKQLLEAGVHFGHETKHWNPKMKRYIFAERNGIFIIDLQKTLVESEKSFDFLRDVASRGGTILFVGTKKQAKEILAAEAKRCGMPYINERWLGGLLTNFRTMRARVERLKELEAMFEDESILRYSKKEQIDLGKELQRLQRYLGGIRDLGRLPDALFVIDPTKEAIAVKEANKLGIPTVALADTDSDPDTLDFIIPGNDDAIRSIQLVTARLSDVIVEVRGGADVAVETEQQPTVAGDEQRETLPTPESAPERAIRTAAERAEEEGGSEGEESGKVGQPEAARQTAGATEPNAEYDPTANTPKAEETSTEAEDSGESKEVAAEEAAGKTA from the coding sequence ATGTCTTACCTGGGAATGAAGCAGCTTCTGGAAGCCGGAGTCCACTTCGGCCACGAGACGAAGCACTGGAACCCGAAGATGAAGCGCTACATCTTCGCGGAGCGCAACGGCATCTTCATCATCGACCTACAGAAGACGCTGGTCGAGAGCGAGAAGTCGTTCGACTTCCTCCGCGACGTCGCCAGCCGCGGTGGCACCATCCTCTTCGTAGGCACCAAGAAGCAAGCCAAGGAGATCCTGGCGGCCGAGGCGAAGCGCTGCGGCATGCCCTACATCAACGAGCGCTGGCTGGGCGGTCTGCTCACGAACTTCCGCACCATGCGAGCCCGGGTCGAGCGTCTCAAGGAGCTCGAGGCGATGTTCGAGGACGAGTCGATCCTGCGCTACAGCAAGAAGGAGCAGATCGACCTGGGCAAGGAGCTGCAGAGGCTGCAGCGCTATCTGGGTGGGATCCGCGACCTGGGCCGGTTGCCCGACGCCCTCTTCGTGATCGACCCGACGAAGGAAGCGATCGCCGTGAAGGAAGCGAACAAGCTCGGCATCCCCACCGTTGCCCTGGCAGACACCGACAGCGATCCGGACACGCTCGACTTCATCATCCCCGGGAACGACGACGCCATCCGTTCGATCCAGCTCGTCACCGCCCGACTCTCCGACGTCATCGTCGAGGTGCGAGGCGGGGCCGATGTGGCGGTAGAGACCGAGCAGCAGCCGACGGTCGCCGGGGATGAGCAGCGCGAGACCCTGCCGACCCCCGAGTCGGCACCGGAGCGGGCTATCAGGACAGCCGCCGAAAGAGCCGAGGAAGAGGGTGGCAGCGAGGGCGAGGAGAGCGGCAAGGTCGGCCAGCCGGAAGCGGCTCGCCAGACCGCCGGCGCTACTGAGCCCAACGCCGAATACGACCCGACCGCCAATACCCCCAAGGCCGAGGAGACTTCGACCGAGGCCGAGGACAGCGGGGAGTCGAAGGAAGTTGCTGCCGAGGAAGCAGCCGGGAAGACCGCCTGA
- a CDS encoding tetratricopeptide repeat protein — protein MTRRTLPLLLIVVLGVIFSAGLSTSALAQEEGTSVEEFVRDGTLFLLSGDCELAQYYFKQALEIEPENAEALIGNGRALACRNNYPLAIESFQKAIEVDADNSEAYVQLALAYQDQYLSDPERFPNRLNEALRTLEIAEEQDPRNARVQNAKGVVLFQMGSLQAAQTALEAAVEFSRAEGSAMTDEERSVVLVNLGKTYRDLGNLEQALNAFRRAVVLDPTSSSAHNNLGNIHYRMGSCEDAEYELAQAAALEPDSLSAVSQLAIALFECGNVERSIPYFEQAVELPGAIFNPPLYTYLARAYAQQGRFDEAVRRAQQGALLEPVTADAYFYLGEIYQARGEQGDAQAAQEAYQHALELDPQHQGAQEALAGLN, from the coding sequence TTGACCAGAAGGACTCTCCCACTCCTACTCATCGTCGTGCTAGGCGTTATCTTCTCCGCCGGCCTGTCGACCTCCGCACTGGCCCAGGAGGAGGGTACCAGTGTCGAGGAGTTCGTCAGGGACGGAACGCTCTTCCTGTTGAGCGGCGACTGCGAGTTGGCTCAGTACTACTTCAAGCAGGCGCTCGAGATCGAACCGGAGAACGCCGAGGCGCTCATCGGCAACGGTCGCGCCCTCGCTTGCCGAAACAACTATCCGCTCGCCATCGAATCGTTCCAGAAGGCGATAGAGGTCGATGCGGACAACTCCGAGGCGTACGTGCAGTTGGCGCTCGCCTACCAGGACCAGTACCTCAGCGATCCGGAACGCTTCCCGAACCGGCTCAACGAGGCGTTGCGCACCCTCGAGATAGCCGAGGAGCAGGACCCCCGTAATGCACGCGTGCAGAACGCCAAGGGCGTCGTTCTCTTCCAGATGGGTAGCCTCCAGGCGGCCCAGACCGCGCTCGAAGCGGCGGTCGAGTTCTCGCGCGCCGAAGGCTCGGCGATGACCGACGAGGAACGCTCGGTGGTGCTGGTCAACCTGGGCAAGACCTACCGTGACCTTGGCAACCTCGAGCAGGCCCTCAACGCCTTCCGGCGCGCGGTGGTGCTCGACCCCACCAGCTCCTCTGCCCACAACAACCTGGGCAACATCCACTACCGGATGGGCAGCTGCGAGGACGCCGAGTACGAGCTGGCCCAAGCCGCCGCCCTCGAGCCTGATTCGCTCTCGGCGGTTTCTCAGCTGGCGATCGCGCTCTTCGAGTGCGGCAACGTGGAGCGCTCCATCCCCTACTTCGAGCAGGCGGTCGAACTGCCTGGCGCGATCTTCAACCCGCCGTTGTACACCTATCTGGCCCGCGCTTACGCTCAGCAAGGCCGCTTCGACGAGGCCGTGAGGCGAGCCCAGCAGGGCGCGCTGCTGGAACCGGTGACCGCCGACGCCTACTTCTACCTGGGAGAGATCTATCAGGCCCGCGGCGAGCAGGGCGACGCTCAAGCGGCCCAGGAGGCGTACCAGCACGCTCTCGAACTGGACCCGCAGCACCAGGGAGCACAGGAGGCGCTGGCCGGGCTGAATTAG
- a CDS encoding COX15/CtaA family protein, producing the protein MRVKSLSTFRLAAITLAANVVVILQGAVVRALGAGAGCGSHWPTCNGQVVPLGHGTEAFIEYSHRLLSLLVLVLGAWLLTRAFRARRERPGLFTFASAAFVFLIFEALLGAATVLLEYTGDNVSLARGLLVAVHLVNSLLLIGTVTGALVYARKEAPAWPLRVDRQGLLTTVLAVGLVGMLVLMFSGGIAAMGNTMFPSDSLAEGLAADFDADSHLLIRLRVLHPVIAVTVGIYLFLSLGLSWLIKPVPRARAVARTLFGVYLVQLAVGTLNFAMLAPVVLQVLHLALAVIAFALLSALAISALGYPARSPLPDANVATPLENY; encoded by the coding sequence ATGAGAGTGAAGAGCCTTTCCACATTCCGACTCGCGGCGATCACCCTCGCTGCCAACGTCGTCGTCATCCTCCAGGGGGCCGTGGTGCGAGCGTTGGGCGCAGGTGCGGGCTGCGGCAGCCACTGGCCCACCTGCAACGGTCAGGTCGTGCCGTTGGGGCACGGTACCGAGGCTTTCATCGAGTACAGCCACAGGCTGCTGTCGCTGTTGGTTCTGGTCCTCGGCGCCTGGCTGCTCACCAGGGCCTTCCGGGCCCGCCGCGAGCGACCCGGCCTGTTCACCTTCGCCTCGGCCGCCTTCGTGTTCCTCATCTTCGAGGCGCTGCTGGGGGCCGCGACGGTGCTTCTCGAGTACACCGGCGACAACGTCAGCCTGGCCCGAGGTCTGCTGGTTGCCGTCCACCTCGTCAACTCACTGCTGCTCATCGGCACTGTGACCGGTGCTCTCGTCTACGCCCGCAAGGAGGCCCCGGCGTGGCCCCTCCGCGTCGACAGGCAAGGGCTGCTGACCACGGTGCTGGCGGTTGGACTCGTGGGGATGCTGGTGCTCATGTTCAGCGGCGGCATAGCCGCCATGGGCAACACGATGTTCCCTTCCGACTCACTCGCCGAGGGGCTGGCAGCCGACTTCGATGCCGACTCGCACCTGCTCATCAGGTTGCGGGTCCTGCACCCGGTGATCGCGGTCACCGTCGGAATCTACCTCTTCCTCAGCCTGGGACTCAGCTGGCTCATAAAGCCGGTACCGCGCGCTCGGGCCGTCGCTCGAACACTCTTCGGCGTCTACCTGGTGCAGCTGGCGGTGGGCACCCTGAACTTCGCGATGCTCGCCCCGGTGGTACTGCAAGTGTTGCACCTCGCGCTGGCGGTGATAGCGTTCGCTCTGCTTTCGGCCCTTGCGATCTCTGCACTCGGCTACCCCGCCAGGTCCCCACTCCCCGACGCGAACGTCGCCACCCCCCTGGAGAACTACTAG
- a CDS encoding heme o synthase yields MTTVPRATWRDYLTLTKPRVISLLLLTTVGAMFIAARGFPGWLPLFGLLVGGYMSAGAAGVYNMIYDRDIDKRMRRTSRRPMVTHVVSTRNAILFAVALTLLSFVIIAAVSNVLAALLSWAGIAFYVIVYTIWLKRSTWQNIVIGGAAGAIPPLVGWAAVTGNLSILAWCLFTLVFLWTPVHFWALALMIKEDYRAVGVPMAPLVIGDRATVLQMVMYALLTMVLTILPFLMHEFSILYFGAALALNLVLVMRVWRLFQAVERGEKIDKVTALPVYKYSMTYLALLFLTMALDRMFFL; encoded by the coding sequence ATGACTACAGTTCCGCGTGCCACCTGGCGCGACTATCTGACCCTCACCAAACCGCGCGTCATCAGCCTGCTGCTGCTCACCACGGTCGGGGCGATGTTCATCGCCGCCCGTGGCTTCCCCGGCTGGCTGCCCCTGTTCGGACTGCTCGTGGGCGGCTACATGTCGGCCGGGGCGGCTGGGGTCTACAACATGATCTACGATCGCGACATCGACAAGCGGATGCGCCGCACCTCCAGGCGCCCGATGGTGACGCATGTGGTCTCCACACGGAACGCGATCCTTTTCGCCGTCGCGCTCACCCTCCTCTCGTTCGTCATCATCGCTGCTGTATCGAACGTCCTGGCCGCTCTGCTCTCCTGGGCAGGCATCGCCTTCTACGTCATCGTCTACACCATCTGGCTCAAGCGTTCGACCTGGCAGAACATCGTCATCGGCGGCGCCGCCGGCGCTATCCCGCCGCTGGTGGGCTGGGCCGCGGTCACCGGCAACCTCAGCATCCTCGCCTGGTGCCTCTTCACCCTGGTCTTCCTATGGACCCCGGTGCACTTCTGGGCGCTGGCGTTGATGATCAAGGAGGATTACAGGGCGGTAGGCGTGCCGATGGCGCCGCTCGTGATCGGCGACCGGGCGACGGTACTGCAGATGGTGATGTACGCCCTGCTGACGATGGTCCTCACCATCCTCCCCTTCCTCATGCACGAGTTCAGCATCCTCTACTTCGGCGCTGCGCTGGCCCTCAACCTGGTTCTGGTGATGCGAGTCTGGCGACTCTTCCAGGCCGTCGAGCGCGGGGAGAAGATCGACAAGGTCACGGCCCTGCCCGTCTACAAGTACTCGATGACCTATCTGGCGCTGCTCTTCCTCACGATGGCGCTCGATAGGATGTTCTTCCTCTGA
- a CDS encoding SURF1 family protein yields MNDDSLPAQGERSGARVLLTPKWIAGHLLALALVLLFINFGFWQLRRLEQRTKENDLVEARMEAEPVRLSSLLEAVGPDTNGVRSADGGLEELAYRRAFVAGTFAPEQEILLRSRSRDGQPGWHLLTPLVRSDGSAVLVDRGWVPRALDEPPVEEAAPPAGQVRAEGIVRLEEDPPEGWAASISPRDPPEGELERAYYVDVDRLAPQYPFDVAPVYLQLTALEPPHPERLPLLPQQPEFSRGPHLSYAVQWFSFALIGLVGYAILLRRTLREPTPGGE; encoded by the coding sequence GTGAACGACGACTCTCTGCCCGCACAAGGAGAGCGCTCCGGCGCGCGCGTTCTGCTCACGCCGAAGTGGATCGCAGGTCACCTGCTCGCCCTGGCACTGGTCCTCCTCTTCATCAACTTCGGCTTCTGGCAGTTGCGCCGGCTGGAGCAGAGGACCAAGGAGAACGACCTCGTAGAGGCGCGCATGGAGGCCGAGCCGGTGAGGCTGAGCTCGCTTCTGGAGGCTGTTGGCCCCGATACGAACGGAGTCAGGAGTGCCGACGGCGGGCTGGAGGAGCTCGCCTACCGACGTGCCTTCGTCGCAGGCACCTTCGCACCCGAGCAGGAGATACTGCTCCGCTCCCGAAGCCGCGACGGCCAGCCTGGCTGGCATCTGCTGACCCCGCTGGTCCGGTCCGACGGAAGCGCCGTGCTGGTGGACCGGGGCTGGGTGCCCAGAGCGCTGGACGAACCGCCGGTGGAGGAGGCCGCGCCACCGGCCGGGCAGGTGCGGGCCGAGGGGATCGTGCGCCTGGAGGAGGATCCGCCGGAGGGCTGGGCAGCCAGCATCTCGCCTCGCGACCCGCCGGAAGGCGAACTCGAGAGGGCCTACTACGTCGACGTCGACCGATTGGCGCCGCAGTACCCGTTCGATGTGGCGCCCGTCTACCTGCAGCTCACGGCGCTCGAGCCCCCGCATCCGGAGCGGTTGCCGCTCCTCCCGCAGCAGCCGGAGTTCAGCCGCGGCCCCCACCTCTCTTACGCGGTGCAGTGGTTCTCGTTCGCGCTCATCGGTTTAGTCGGTTACGCCATCCTGCTGAGACGGACCCTCCGCGAACCGACGCCTGGGGGTGAGTAG
- the trxA gene encoding thioredoxin, which translates to MHGGDATFREEIASPVPVLVDFWAPWCGPCRMVAPALEELASEQSGKLKVLKVNVDENPGVSGEYRVMSIPTLILFRGGEPVETIVGALPKQALWQKLAPHLEPPA; encoded by the coding sequence GTGCATGGTGGCGACGCCACTTTCCGGGAGGAGATCGCATCGCCGGTGCCGGTACTGGTCGATTTCTGGGCACCATGGTGCGGCCCATGCCGGATGGTGGCGCCGGCCCTCGAGGAGTTGGCGAGCGAACAGAGCGGCAAGCTCAAGGTTCTCAAGGTGAACGTGGACGAGAACCCGGGGGTCTCCGGAGAGTACCGGGTGATGAGCATCCCGACCCTGATCCTCTTCAGGGGCGGCGAACCGGTCGAGACTATCGTTGGAGCGCTACCCAAGCAGGCCCTCTGGCAGAAGCTGGCACCCCACCTGGAGCCGCCGGCCTAG